In a genomic window of Cyanobacteriota bacterium:
- a CDS encoding ABC transporter ATP-binding protein, with protein sequence MGFYTPTAGEIKVNNQSVAIHSPRDAQHYGIGMVYQHFTSVPAMTVAENLVLSRYSNKNLINWKQEMEELKAFMDTAPFHVPLDAMISQLAAGQKQKLEILKQLYLKSKILILDEPTSVLTPGEADEVLGLVREQVTAGMISVLMISHKFREITAFADEITVLRKGKFAGSGLIKDLTVADMAEMMMGEKREPQKVEKAEYAEAIPVLQLQGIRANKDNGFEGVKGVNLTVHKGEIVGIAGISGNGQRELVEVLAGQRPATGGKILVNGEPYSATRAEIDKHRVFLLPEEPLRNACVPHMSVAENLAFRTFDRPPQSKGFFLVFKAIRDAAQRLINTFKIKTPSPDTPVGNLSGGNIQRTVLARELHADHINLLIVANPCFGLDFAAVDYVHGEILAARNRGVAVLLVSEDLDELLKLADRLLVISEGEFVYEKPIAEAAADIATIGQKMAGHH encoded by the coding sequence TCATGGGTTTCTATACTCCCACTGCTGGGGAGATTAAAGTTAATAACCAATCAGTTGCCATCCATAGCCCTCGTGATGCTCAACACTATGGAATCGGCATGGTTTATCAGCATTTCACCTCAGTGCCTGCTATGACTGTGGCTGAAAACCTAGTGCTATCCCGCTATAGCAACAAAAACCTGATCAACTGGAAACAGGAAATGGAAGAACTCAAAGCGTTCATGGACACAGCCCCCTTCCATGTGCCCTTGGATGCCATGATCTCTCAATTGGCAGCAGGTCAGAAGCAAAAGCTGGAAATCCTGAAACAGCTATACCTTAAGAGCAAGATTCTGATTTTAGATGAACCTACATCCGTGTTAACTCCAGGTGAGGCAGATGAAGTATTGGGGTTGGTGCGAGAGCAAGTCACAGCGGGCATGATCAGCGTGTTGATGATCAGCCACAAGTTTCGTGAGATTACAGCCTTTGCCGATGAAATTACTGTGCTCCGCAAGGGTAAGTTTGCGGGTAGCGGTCTAATCAAAGACCTCACAGTTGCCGACATGGCAGAGATGATGATGGGCGAAAAGCGCGAACCCCAAAAAGTAGAGAAAGCCGAGTACGCTGAGGCTATTCCTGTGTTGCAACTTCAAGGGATTCGAGCCAATAAGGACAATGGTTTTGAGGGGGTTAAGGGTGTTAACTTGACGGTTCATAAGGGTGAAATTGTAGGCATTGCTGGTATTTCTGGCAATGGCCAACGCGAATTGGTAGAAGTCTTGGCTGGTCAACGCCCTGCTACTGGCGGCAAAATCTTGGTGAATGGTGAGCCTTATTCAGCTACTCGTGCAGAGATTGATAAACACCGAGTGTTTTTACTGCCAGAGGAGCCACTGCGTAATGCCTGTGTACCTCACATGAGTGTGGCAGAGAATTTGGCCTTTAGAACCTTCGATCGCCCTCCGCAGTCAAAAGGTTTCTTCCTAGTGTTCAAAGCTATTCGGGATGCTGCCCAGAGATTGATTAACACCTTTAAAATTAAGACGCCATCACCTGATACGCCAGTGGGCAATCTTTCGGGTGGTAACATCCAACGGACAGTCTTGGCACGGGAGCTACACGCTGACCACATCAATCTCCTAATTGTGGCAAACCCTTGCTTTGGCCTAGATTTTGCGGCAGTCGATTATGTTCATGGTGAGATTCTGGCAGCACGGAACCGGGGGGTGGCAGTACTGCTAGTCAGTGAGGACTTAGATGAGCTACTGAAGTTGGCTGATCGTCTGTTGGTAATCAGCGAAGGGGAGTTTGTCTATGAAAAGCCGATCGCTGAAGCTGCTGCGGACATTGCTACAATCGGTCAAAAAATGGCTGGTCATCACTAG
- a CDS encoding esterase-like activity of phytase family protein, with the protein MERLGRLVWVSRLVWVGVMVLVIGLMSGCTVPQLRAEQRIFLPITLEFLSSYDLPPQAFNGAPVGGLSGLTYDRQRDRFYALSDDSGLYAPARFYTLKLTLGSVTTKPTIATIQIEGSTPLLTADGQPYAVDTINPEGIALSPQQSVYIASEGNSAIGVAPFVGEFDLITGKWKRNLPLPSKYLPPTEGQPAKGVENNAGFEALTVTPIVGNSPVLQEPFRLFTATEYALVQDQDNEGLDSDKGMIKNRLLHYLIQDGPPILISEHLYPMDRGESWSLMNGLTELIALDQSGHFLSLERSIGLKGFGARLFQISTGAATDVSTITSLKGNVSNLQPILKQLVLNLGELGIPVTNLEGMTLGPYFPDGSRSLVLVSDNNFKEQPTQFLLFRLMTLRRS; encoded by the coding sequence ATGGAACGTCTAGGTCGATTGGTCTGGGTCAGTCGATTGGTCTGGGTCGGTGTGATGGTGCTGGTAATCGGGCTGATGTCAGGCTGTACTGTACCCCAACTGCGGGCAGAGCAGCGTATCTTTTTGCCTATTACCCTAGAGTTTTTGAGTAGCTATGACCTGCCACCGCAGGCATTCAATGGCGCACCTGTGGGTGGACTGTCAGGACTTACCTACGATCGTCAGCGCGATCGCTTCTATGCCCTTAGTGATGATTCTGGATTATATGCTCCTGCTCGGTTCTACACCCTGAAACTAACGCTAGGATCGGTAACCACCAAGCCAACAATTGCCACCATACAAATCGAAGGCTCTACGCCACTGTTGACAGCGGACGGTCAGCCCTATGCCGTAGATACTATCAATCCAGAAGGTATAGCACTCTCTCCCCAACAGTCTGTTTACATTGCCAGCGAGGGTAACAGCGCGATTGGTGTTGCGCCCTTTGTTGGCGAGTTTGATTTGATAACGGGGAAGTGGAAACGGAATTTGCCTCTGCCCAGTAAGTATCTACCACCAACGGAGGGACAACCTGCCAAAGGTGTGGAAAACAATGCTGGATTTGAGGCCCTAACAGTCACGCCGATCGTTGGTAACAGCCCTGTGTTGCAAGAACCTTTCCGCCTGTTTACCGCCACCGAATATGCCCTTGTTCAAGACCAAGACAATGAGGGTCTCGACAGCGATAAAGGCATGATTAAAAATCGGTTGCTGCATTACCTCATTCAAGATGGGCCGCCAATACTGATTTCTGAGCACTTGTACCCGATGGATCGAGGTGAATCATGGAGTCTCATGAACGGTCTGACAGAGTTAATTGCTCTGGATCAAAGTGGACATTTTTTGAGCTTAGAGCGATCCATCGGCCTCAAAGGATTTGGTGCTCGCCTATTCCAGATTTCCACTGGTGCTGCCACTGATGTTTCTACTATTACTAGTCTCAAGGGTAACGTTAGTAATCTACAACCCATCCTGAAGCAGCTAGTTCTGAATCTGGGGGAGCTAGGCATTCCCGTCACTAATCTAGAAGGCATGACCCTTGGCCCCTACTTTCCTGACGGCTCCCGCAGTCTAGTACTGGTGAGCGACAACAACTTTAAGGAGCAACCCACTCAATTTCTGCTGTTTCGGCTGATGACACTAAGGCGATCGTAG